A window from Aquabacterium sp. NJ1 encodes these proteins:
- a CDS encoding outer membrane protein assembly factor BamD yields the protein MKNTSRSTWTGQRAGLLALAASALMAACGSAPQDEFANISPDKLYADAKDEAADGNYENAIKRLEKVEARASGTILAQQAQIDLAYAYYKTGEKAQALAKLERFIRLHPTSPALDYAYYLQGLVNFNDDLGLFGRLASQDLSERDQQASRDAYESFRLLSERFPASKYTPDARLRMNHIVNSLAAGEVHVARYYLRRGAYLAAANRAQQAVKDYRQSPAIEEALYIMVESYDKLGLTQLRDDAQRVLKQSFPSSVYLGDQAATNLNAPAKKPWWQLW from the coding sequence CTGAAGAACACCTCCCGGAGCACCTGGACCGGCCAACGTGCCGGCCTGCTGGCACTGGCTGCGAGCGCCCTGATGGCGGCATGCGGGTCAGCCCCTCAAGACGAGTTTGCCAACATCAGCCCGGACAAATTGTACGCAGACGCCAAAGATGAAGCGGCTGACGGCAATTACGAGAACGCCATCAAGCGCCTGGAAAAGGTCGAAGCGCGCGCATCCGGCACGATCCTGGCGCAGCAGGCGCAGATCGACCTGGCCTATGCCTACTACAAAACCGGCGAAAAGGCCCAGGCCCTGGCCAAGCTGGAACGCTTCATCCGCCTGCACCCCACCAGCCCTGCGCTGGACTACGCCTACTACCTGCAAGGCCTGGTCAACTTCAACGACGACCTGGGTCTGTTCGGCCGCCTGGCCAGCCAGGACCTGTCAGAGCGGGATCAACAAGCCTCACGTGACGCCTACGAGTCCTTCCGGCTGCTGAGTGAACGCTTTCCCGCCTCGAAGTACACACCCGATGCGCGCCTGCGCATGAACCACATCGTGAACTCGCTGGCTGCCGGCGAAGTGCACGTGGCGCGCTATTACCTGCGTCGCGGCGCCTACCTGGCCGCCGCGAACCGCGCCCAGCAAGCCGTCAAGGACTACCGCCAGTCGCCGGCCATCGAAGAAGCGCTCTACATCATGGTGGAAAGCTACGACAAGCTGGGCCTGACGCAGTTGCGTGACGACGCCCAACGCGTCCTCAAACAGAGCTTCCCCAGCAGCGTTTACCTGGGGGACCAGGCCGCCACCAATCTCAACGCGCCCGCCAAGAAGCCCTGGTGGCAGCTCTGGTGA
- the gmhB gene encoding D-glycero-beta-D-manno-heptose 1,7-bisphosphate 7-phosphatase, whose product MKLVILDRDGTINHEREDYIKSSDEWVPLPGALEAIARLNHAGWHVVVATNQSGIGRGLFDMVALNAMHAKMNQMLARVGGRVEAVFFCPHTPEDQCTCRKPLPGLFQMIGQRFGRSLDGVPMVGDLPRDVLAAQSVGCEPHLVRTGQAATMSESDLFDLRQRVPDLTIHPDLSAFADFLILRDRKAHGEDSPVATHMGELT is encoded by the coding sequence ATGAAACTGGTCATCCTCGATCGCGACGGCACGATCAACCACGAACGCGAGGACTACATCAAGTCCAGCGACGAGTGGGTGCCGCTGCCTGGTGCGCTGGAGGCCATTGCCCGCCTGAACCACGCCGGCTGGCATGTGGTGGTGGCGACCAACCAGTCGGGCATTGGCCGTGGCCTGTTCGACATGGTGGCGCTCAACGCCATGCATGCCAAGATGAACCAGATGCTGGCGCGTGTGGGTGGGCGTGTGGAGGCGGTGTTCTTCTGCCCGCACACCCCTGAAGACCAGTGCACCTGCCGCAAGCCCTTGCCGGGCTTGTTCCAGATGATCGGCCAGCGCTTCGGGCGCAGCCTGGACGGTGTGCCCATGGTGGGCGACCTCCCGCGTGACGTGCTGGCCGCCCAATCCGTGGGGTGCGAACCCCATCTGGTGCGTACCGGTCAGGCTGCCACCATGAGCGAGTCCGACCTGTTCGATCTGCGCCAGCGCGTGCCCGACCTGACCATTCACCCTGACCTGTCTGCGTTTGCAGACTTTCTCATCCTGCGGGATCGCAAGGCCCATGGCGAAGACAGCCCGGTCGCGACCCATATGGGGGAGTTGACTTGA
- the aceK gene encoding bifunctional isocitrate dehydrogenase kinase/phosphatase, protein MFPQQLTDSRVFEIAKALLDGFDRHYKIFSETSAQSKKRFEQADWHGQQTAQRVRIEFYDLRVEEAVERLEKDYQASTLPMEVWHQIKLFYIGLLTGHKQPELAETFFNSVTIKILHRKYYRNDFIFVRPAVSTEYIDDEEGEGNATFRAYYPTRDNLRDTLKTIVLNYELTIPFDDLDRDIGFVYEALMEQVGNVRLRTNFQIQVLSSLFFRNKGAYIVGKVVNGFRSLPFAIPILHNSKNRLYIDAALFGEDDLLALFSFARAYFMVNMPVPSAYVQFLRTLMPRKPRGELYSAIGLQKHGKNLFYRDFLFHLKHSSDKFRIAPGIKGMVMLVFDLPSYPFVFKVIKDYFPPQKETTRDLIMSKYQLVKQHDRVGRMADSLEFTNVAFPRHRFDEELIAELKKFAPSVMEEDEDGQVLILKHLYIERRMVPLNIYIQEASGDSLEHAVIEYGNALKDLVAANIFPGDMLWKNFGVTRNGKVVFYDYDEIEYVTDCNFRKVPEPRTEEEEMSGEIWYSVGPHDVFPETFGPFLLGDPRVRKIFMEHHADLLEADFWQQHKERIKAGYVHDVFPYDRARRFIHKIHLEQIQAEPSAEVAPTEEPVDVRPLGREVHDQGTLSGFTAGGASSGD, encoded by the coding sequence ATGTTTCCACAGCAGCTGACCGACTCCCGCGTCTTTGAAATCGCCAAGGCTTTGCTGGACGGCTTTGACCGCCACTACAAGATCTTCAGCGAAACCAGTGCGCAGTCCAAGAAGCGCTTCGAGCAGGCGGACTGGCATGGCCAGCAGACAGCGCAGCGTGTGCGCATCGAGTTCTATGACCTGCGGGTGGAAGAGGCCGTCGAGCGCCTGGAAAAGGATTACCAGGCCAGCACCTTGCCCATGGAGGTCTGGCACCAGATCAAGCTGTTCTACATCGGCTTGCTGACCGGGCACAAGCAGCCGGAGCTGGCCGAGACCTTCTTCAACTCGGTCACCATCAAGATCCTGCACCGCAAGTACTACCGCAACGACTTCATCTTCGTGCGCCCGGCGGTGTCCACCGAGTACATCGATGACGAGGAAGGTGAGGGCAACGCCACTTTCCGTGCCTACTACCCCACGCGCGACAACCTGCGCGACACGCTCAAGACCATCGTCCTGAACTACGAGCTGACCATCCCCTTCGATGATCTGGACCGCGACATCGGTTTCGTGTACGAAGCCTTGATGGAGCAGGTGGGCAATGTGCGCTTGCGCACCAACTTCCAGATCCAGGTTCTGAGCTCCTTGTTCTTCCGCAACAAGGGGGCGTACATCGTCGGCAAGGTGGTCAACGGCTTCCGCAGCCTGCCGTTTGCGATCCCCATCCTGCACAACTCCAAGAACCGCCTCTACATCGATGCGGCCTTGTTTGGCGAGGACGATCTGCTGGCCTTGTTCAGCTTTGCGCGCGCCTACTTCATGGTGAACATGCCGGTGCCATCGGCTTACGTGCAGTTCCTGCGCACGCTGATGCCCCGCAAGCCACGCGGCGAGCTCTACAGCGCCATCGGTCTGCAGAAGCATGGCAAGAACCTGTTCTACCGGGACTTCCTGTTCCACCTGAAGCATTCCAGCGACAAGTTCCGCATCGCGCCGGGCATCAAGGGCATGGTCATGCTGGTGTTCGACCTGCCGTCCTACCCCTTCGTGTTCAAGGTCATCAAGGATTACTTCCCGCCCCAGAAGGAAACCACACGCGACCTGATCATGAGCAAGTACCAGCTCGTGAAGCAGCACGACCGCGTGGGGCGCATGGCCGACTCGCTGGAGTTCACCAACGTGGCCTTTCCGCGCCACCGCTTCGATGAGGAGCTGATTGCCGAGCTCAAGAAGTTCGCCCCCAGCGTGATGGAGGAAGACGAGGACGGCCAGGTGCTGATCCTCAAGCACCTCTACATCGAGCGCCGCATGGTGCCGCTCAACATCTACATCCAGGAAGCCAGTGGCGATTCGCTGGAGCACGCCGTGATCGAGTACGGCAACGCGCTGAAGGACCTGGTGGCGGCCAACATCTTCCCGGGTGACATGCTGTGGAAGAACTTCGGCGTGACGCGCAACGGCAAGGTCGTGTTCTACGACTATGACGAGATCGAGTACGTCACCGATTGCAACTTCCGCAAGGTGCCCGAGCCGCGCACGGAGGAAGAGGAGATGTCAGGCGAGATCTGGTATAGCGTCGGCCCGCACGATGTGTTCCCCGAGACTTTCGGGCCCTTCCTGCTGGGTGACCCGCGCGTGCGCAAAATCTTCATGGAACACCATGCCGATCTGCTGGAGGCCGATTTCTGGCAGCAGCACAAGGAGCGCATCAAGGCGGGTTATGTGCATGACGTGTTCCCGTACGACAGGGCGCGCCGATTCATCCACAAGATCCACCTGGAGCAGATCCAGGCCGAGCCCTCTGCCGAGGTGGCCCCGACCGAAGAGCCTGTGGACGTGCGACCGCTGGGCCGCGAGGTTCATGACCAGGGGACGCTCTCCGGCTTCACAGCCGGTGGCGCCAGCAGCGGGGACTGA
- a CDS encoding MBL fold metallo-hydrolase → MPATSEAAKPLHYPLDKTQPLPGQLMTIRPGLHWLRMPIPFALNHINLWALDDELDGQAGWTIVDAGVATEPIREAWQTLWAGALADKPLTRMLVTHMHPDHVGNAQWLIEHFSAPGQPARLWMSATDHFAAQLACESTTGFGGARAADFFQQHGLNNPEDVEKIRGRSNYFKSLVPTVPYSYRRLQDGMLLRIGEREWRCISGYGHSPEHIALFNERDGLLISGDMLLPSISTNVSVVDMEPEGDALGLFLSSLDKMAALPGDTLALPSHGLPFTGIHARIQQLKAHHDDRLSEVLQACALKPSSAADMLPVLFKRQLDLHQTTFAMGESIAHLNYLWHRGQLHRHQDAQGTWLFEKA, encoded by the coding sequence ATGCCTGCTACCTCAGAAGCCGCCAAGCCCTTGCATTACCCGCTGGACAAGACCCAACCCCTACCTGGCCAGTTGATGACGATCCGGCCCGGCCTGCACTGGTTGCGCATGCCCATACCCTTTGCGCTCAACCACATCAACCTGTGGGCACTGGACGATGAGCTGGACGGCCAGGCTGGCTGGACCATCGTGGATGCGGGCGTGGCCACCGAGCCCATCCGCGAAGCCTGGCAGACGCTCTGGGCTGGCGCGCTGGCCGACAAGCCTCTGACGCGCATGCTGGTGACCCACATGCACCCCGACCACGTCGGCAACGCGCAATGGCTGATCGAGCACTTCAGCGCACCAGGTCAGCCCGCCCGCTTGTGGATGAGCGCCACCGACCACTTCGCGGCCCAACTGGCGTGTGAATCAACCACCGGTTTTGGCGGCGCCCGTGCGGCTGATTTCTTCCAGCAACACGGCCTGAACAATCCAGAAGATGTCGAGAAGATCCGGGGGCGCAGCAACTATTTCAAATCGCTGGTGCCCACCGTGCCTTACAGCTATCGCCGGCTGCAGGACGGCATGCTGCTGCGCATCGGCGAACGCGAGTGGCGCTGTATCTCCGGCTACGGCCACAGCCCCGAGCACATCGCCCTGTTCAACGAACGCGATGGCCTGCTCATCTCCGGGGACATGCTGCTGCCCAGCATCTCCACCAACGTCAGTGTGGTGGACATGGAGCCAGAAGGCGACGCGCTGGGCCTGTTCCTGAGCTCGCTGGACAAGATGGCCGCCTTACCCGGCGACACCTTGGCCCTGCCCTCGCATGGCCTGCCCTTCACGGGCATCCATGCCCGCATCCAGCAGTTGAAGGCCCACCATGACGATCGTCTGAGCGAGGTGCTGCAGGCCTGCGCGCTCAAGCCGTCGAGCGCCGCGGACATGCTGCCCGTGCTGTTCAAACGCCAGCTGGACCTGCACCAGACCACCTTTGCCATGGGCGAATCCATCGCCCACCTGAACTACCTGTGGCACCGCGGGCAACTGCACCGCCACCAGGATGCGCAAGGCACCTGGTTGTTCGAGAAGGCCTGA
- a CDS encoding M48 family metallopeptidase: MSSSSLAADPAVRGNGVPSPDDAPVSKTSALRVPHHAHDECHPVSGLPWFRHPQGEHEIRLGKAIVSYEIKRARRRSIGMVVGVEGLSVRAPRWVSSTDIETALRAKERWICNKLVEQRERAQKQLSARIDWREGATVPYMGESVVLVLDPRVDGAALQAPFQQADQGLPGVAQRALHLGLPQNASAEQIRDAVQAWLQREAMQVFLARVPVYADQLGVSVRKVSLSSAKTRWGSASADGSIRLHWRLIHFSISVIDYVVAHELAHLREMNHSPRFWDVVRSIMPEFDGPRDQLRHAIIPD; the protein is encoded by the coding sequence TTGTCTTCCTCTTCCCTGGCCGCTGACCCTGCTGTTCGGGGCAATGGCGTGCCCAGCCCCGATGACGCACCGGTGTCCAAGACATCCGCCCTGCGTGTGCCGCATCACGCGCATGATGAGTGCCATCCCGTGAGCGGTCTGCCCTGGTTTCGCCACCCTCAGGGTGAGCATGAAATCCGCCTGGGCAAGGCCATCGTGTCTTATGAAATCAAGCGTGCGCGCCGCCGCAGCATTGGCATGGTGGTCGGTGTCGAGGGCCTGAGCGTGCGTGCGCCGCGCTGGGTCTCGTCCACCGACATCGAGACCGCCTTGCGCGCCAAGGAGCGCTGGATCTGCAACAAGCTGGTCGAGCAGCGCGAACGCGCTCAGAAGCAGTTGTCCGCGCGCATCGACTGGCGCGAAGGCGCGACCGTGCCCTATATGGGCGAGTCGGTGGTACTGGTGCTGGATCCCCGTGTCGACGGGGCGGCCCTGCAAGCGCCTTTCCAGCAAGCCGATCAAGGCCTTCCCGGCGTGGCGCAGCGGGCTCTGCACCTGGGCTTGCCGCAGAACGCCTCGGCCGAGCAGATCCGCGATGCCGTGCAGGCCTGGCTGCAGCGCGAGGCCATGCAGGTCTTCCTGGCGCGTGTGCCGGTTTACGCAGACCAGTTGGGCGTGTCGGTGCGCAAGGTCAGCCTGTCATCGGCCAAGACCCGCTGGGGCAGTGCCAGCGCCGATGGTTCGATCCGGCTGCACTGGCGCCTGATCCACTTCAGCATCAGCGTGATCGATTACGTGGTGGCGCACGAGTTGGCGCACCTGCGCGAGATGAACCACAGCCCGCGTTTCTGGGATGTGGTGCGTTCGATCATGCCGGAGTTTGATGGCCCGCGTGACCAGCTGCGCCACGCGATCATCCCGGACTGA
- a CDS encoding RluA family pseudouridine synthase has product MARRTPVEPPVETLPAAVDAASDVPGGDLADDEWLESADVPAAPREPERREWVVSEAAHGQRLDVFLVAGAGEFSRSHLKHLVEEGCVEVDGKVASAASRKVLAGQRVAVLLKPTAQSQAFVPEAMALPIVFEDAHLLVVNKPAGLVVHPAAGNWTGTLMNGLLAHHAGAVNLPRAGIVHRLDKDTSGLMVVGKTLEAVTALTRAIAAREVSRQYLALVHGVPPESFTVESSIGRDPATRVKMAVVPSGKPARTDVQRLLTGEWAPASPAGKGDRAVPRSFSGVLCTLHTGRTHQIRVHLSSRRYPLVADALYGGGPALGMVRQALHAARLSFAHPITGELLKFEAPLPEDMAHAWSELAAVCGAV; this is encoded by the coding sequence ATGGCCCGTCGAACTCCCGTTGAACCACCCGTTGAAACCTTGCCAGCCGCGGTGGATGCCGCATCTGATGTACCGGGGGGCGATCTGGCCGATGACGAGTGGCTGGAGTCGGCAGACGTGCCTGCCGCACCCAGGGAGCCCGAGCGTCGCGAGTGGGTGGTGAGCGAGGCCGCCCATGGCCAACGCCTGGATGTGTTCCTGGTGGCGGGGGCGGGGGAGTTCTCCCGCAGCCACCTCAAGCATCTGGTCGAAGAGGGGTGTGTCGAGGTCGACGGCAAGGTGGCGAGTGCGGCCTCGCGCAAAGTGCTGGCCGGGCAGCGGGTGGCCGTTTTGCTCAAGCCCACGGCCCAAAGCCAGGCCTTCGTGCCCGAGGCAATGGCGCTGCCCATCGTCTTTGAGGATGCGCACCTGCTGGTGGTCAACAAGCCCGCCGGCCTGGTCGTGCACCCCGCGGCCGGCAACTGGACGGGGACCCTCATGAACGGCTTGCTGGCGCACCATGCTGGCGCCGTCAACCTGCCGCGCGCCGGCATCGTGCACCGGTTGGACAAGGACACCAGCGGTTTGATGGTGGTGGGCAAGACGCTGGAGGCGGTGACGGCCCTGACACGTGCCATTGCTGCACGTGAGGTCAGTCGGCAATACCTGGCGCTGGTGCACGGCGTGCCGCCCGAGTCGTTCACGGTCGAATCCTCCATCGGCCGGGATCCGGCGACCCGGGTCAAGATGGCCGTGGTGCCCTCGGGCAAGCCGGCGCGCACGGATGTGCAGCGCTTGCTCACGGGCGAGTGGGCGCCGGCGTCGCCGGCGGGCAAGGGTGATCGTGCTGTGCCGCGCAGCTTCAGCGGGGTGTTGTGCACCTTGCACACCGGCCGTACGCACCAGATTCGCGTCCACCTGAGCAGCCGGCGCTACCCCTTGGTGGCCGATGCGCTTTATGGTGGAGGCCCGGCGCTGGGCATGGTGCGTCAGGCCTTGCATGCTGCGCGCTTGTCCTTTGCGCATCCGATCACGGGCGAGTTGCTGAAATTCGAGGCGCCGTTGCCAGAGGACATGGCTCACGCATGGAGCGAATTGGCGGCCGTTTGCGGGGCGGTTTGA
- the can gene encoding carbonate dehydratase, with the protein MKLDHLFDNNRAWARDIEQRTPGFFSRLQKQQSPEYLWIGCSDSRVPANEICGLLPGEMFVHRNVANVVGHSDLNCLSVVEFAIDMLKVKHIMVVGHYGCGGVRAAMDDLRIGIVDNWIRHVKDVRNQHLEWLMTVPEGDRRYNALCELNVLQQAFNVCQTTMVHEAWSRGQEVVVHGWVYGVHNGLINDLRMSVAGPEGLPQAYAEAIDQLKQRYADKA; encoded by the coding sequence ATGAAACTTGATCACCTGTTTGACAACAACCGTGCCTGGGCACGAGACATTGAACAACGCACCCCTGGTTTCTTCTCCAGGCTGCAAAAGCAGCAGTCCCCGGAGTACCTGTGGATCGGCTGTTCGGACAGCCGGGTGCCCGCCAACGAAATCTGCGGCCTTCTGCCTGGCGAGATGTTCGTGCATCGCAATGTGGCCAACGTGGTGGGGCATTCCGACCTGAACTGCCTGTCGGTGGTGGAGTTTGCCATCGACATGCTCAAGGTCAAGCACATCATGGTGGTGGGGCACTACGGCTGTGGTGGCGTGCGCGCCGCCATGGACGACCTGCGCATCGGCATCGTCGACAACTGGATCCGCCACGTCAAGGATGTGCGCAACCAGCATCTGGAATGGCTGATGACGGTGCCAGAGGGCGATCGCCGTTACAACGCGCTGTGCGAGCTCAATGTCTTGCAGCAAGCCTTTAATGTGTGCCAGACCACGATGGTTCATGAGGCCTGGTCAAGAGGGCAGGAGGTCGTGGTGCATGGCTGGGTTTACGGCGTTCATAATGGCCTGATCAATGACTTGCGCATGTCGGTGGCGGGGCCAGAGGGGCTTCCCCAGGCGTATGCCGAGGCCATCGATCAACTCAAGCAGCGTTACGCCGACAAGGCTTGA
- the scpB gene encoding SMC-Scp complex subunit ScpB, with the protein MEVLNPQDAQCILEAALMCADQPMTVREMRQLFDDTMSADAVLALLADLGARWDGRGVELRQVANGWRFQTRAEVQAHLDRLNPEKPPKYSRATLETLAIIAYKQPVTRGDIEDIRGVTVSANIIKQLEDRGWIEVIGHRDGPGRPSLFATTRQFLSDLGLASLNQLPTLDGLPVSQALLPGLEEAGVDELPADEGGTTQDQASLLETDSTGDAPAEATPACAADIQAEPVSFEGAGLQSPDTEQNKHFPLHDHRQRAHARSQ; encoded by the coding sequence ATGGAAGTCCTCAATCCCCAGGATGCCCAGTGCATTCTCGAAGCGGCGCTGATGTGCGCCGACCAGCCCATGACGGTGCGCGAGATGCGCCAGTTGTTCGACGACACCATGTCGGCGGACGCCGTGCTCGCCTTGCTGGCTGACCTGGGCGCGCGCTGGGACGGGCGGGGGGTCGAGTTGCGTCAGGTGGCCAATGGGTGGCGCTTCCAGACGCGGGCAGAGGTTCAGGCGCACCTGGATCGGCTCAACCCTGAGAAGCCGCCCAAGTATTCGCGTGCGACGCTGGAGACCCTGGCCATCATTGCCTACAAGCAGCCCGTGACCCGGGGTGACATCGAAGACATCCGGGGTGTGACGGTCAGTGCCAACATCATCAAGCAACTGGAAGATCGGGGCTGGATCGAGGTGATCGGCCACCGTGACGGGCCGGGCAGGCCAAGCCTGTTTGCCACCACGCGGCAGTTCCTCAGTGACCTGGGGCTGGCCTCGCTCAACCAGTTGCCGACGCTGGACGGCCTGCCGGTCAGCCAGGCCTTGCTGCCGGGCCTCGAGGAGGCTGGTGTCGACGAGTTGCCGGCTGATGAAGGTGGCACAACACAAGACCAGGCTTCTCTCCTGGAAACCGATTCAACTGGCGATGCACCCGCCGAGGCGACGCCCGCTTGTGCAGCCGACATTCAAGCTGAGCCCGTGTCCTTTGAGGGCGCCGGGCTGCAGTCACCCGATACTGAACAGAACAAGCATTTCCCGCTCCATGACCACAGACAACGTGCCCATGCAAGATCCCAATGA
- the glyS gene encoding glycine--tRNA ligase subunit beta, translated as MTSSNHKANLLVELFVEELPPKALKKLGESFANVLADSLKAQGLAAADVVVTPFASPRRLAVHVSNVAGKAADQAVQQKLMPVAVGLDANGQATPALLKKLAALGAGPEAVPGLKRAPDGKAEALFFDSIKPGATLAEGLQKALDESIAKLPIPKVMTYQLEQGDGANFQPGWTSVNFVRPAHGLVALHGDQEVAVSALGLKAGRSTRGHRFEARVEKIILLTADTYAEQLQHEGAVIASFAERRAEIERQLAAAAAKAGSNLKPIEDDALLDEVTALVERPNVLTGRFEEAFLAVPQECLILTMKANQKYFPLLDTSGKLTNQFLIVSNIKPDDASAVIGGNERVVRPRLADAKFFFDQDRKKTLESRVDGLAKVVYHGKLGTQGDRAERVRAIGHEIVKQLSLATLPFTVEAQDHFAVLDSKVQQAARLAKTDLLTDMVGEFPELQGIMGGYYARHEGLRDGVAIAIEDHYKPRFAGDALPRNHTGTVVALADKLETLVGLFGIGQLPTGDKDPFALRRHALGVIRILVENNLPLELPALIAAAIPVFGELISNPAEHLLVFFSDRLAVSLREQGYSAQEVDAVLALQPERLGDVPRRLAAVRAFAALPEAASLAAANKRVGNILKKAETQVEAKVDEGLLKEAAERALYDALQAAAPKARASFEEGDYTASLQALAVLKAPVDAFFDGVMVNADDAALKANRLGLLATLHKAMNQVADISRLAA; from the coding sequence ATGACGTCCTCCAATCACAAGGCGAACCTCCTCGTCGAACTGTTTGTTGAAGAGCTGCCGCCCAAGGCGCTCAAGAAGCTGGGTGAATCCTTTGCCAACGTGCTGGCTGACAGCCTCAAGGCTCAAGGTCTGGCCGCGGCCGATGTGGTGGTCACGCCGTTTGCCTCGCCGCGCCGTCTGGCCGTGCATGTCAGCAACGTGGCAGGCAAGGCTGCTGACCAGGCCGTGCAACAAAAGCTGATGCCTGTCGCCGTGGGGCTGGATGCCAACGGCCAGGCCACGCCGGCCCTGCTCAAGAAGCTGGCGGCGCTGGGCGCTGGTCCTGAAGCCGTGCCGGGTCTCAAGCGTGCCCCTGATGGCAAGGCCGAGGCCTTGTTCTTTGACAGCATCAAGCCTGGTGCCACCCTGGCTGAAGGCCTGCAGAAGGCGCTGGACGAGAGCATCGCCAAGCTGCCCATTCCCAAAGTCATGACCTACCAGCTGGAGCAAGGCGATGGCGCCAACTTCCAGCCGGGCTGGACCAGCGTGAACTTCGTGCGTCCGGCGCATGGCCTGGTGGCCTTGCATGGTGACCAGGAGGTGGCTGTGTCTGCGCTGGGTCTGAAGGCTGGCCGCAGCACGCGTGGCCACCGCTTTGAAGCCCGCGTCGAGAAAATCATCCTGCTCACGGCCGACACCTACGCCGAGCAGCTGCAGCACGAAGGCGCCGTGATCGCCAGCTTTGCCGAGCGTCGCGCCGAGATCGAGCGCCAACTGGCCGCAGCCGCAGCCAAGGCCGGTAGCAACCTCAAGCCCATCGAAGACGACGCCTTGCTCGATGAGGTGACGGCCCTGGTCGAGCGCCCCAATGTGCTGACCGGTCGCTTCGAAGAAGCCTTCCTGGCCGTGCCCCAGGAGTGCCTGATCCTCACGATGAAGGCCAACCAGAAGTACTTCCCGCTGCTGGATACGTCGGGCAAGCTGACCAACCAGTTCCTGATCGTCAGCAACATCAAGCCCGACGACGCCAGCGCCGTGATCGGTGGCAACGAGCGTGTGGTGCGCCCGCGCCTGGCCGATGCCAAGTTCTTCTTCGATCAGGACCGCAAGAAGACCCTGGAGTCGCGCGTGGACGGCCTGGCCAAGGTGGTGTACCACGGCAAGCTGGGTACGCAGGGTGACCGCGCCGAGCGCGTGCGCGCCATCGGCCACGAGATCGTCAAGCAACTGAGCCTGGCGACCCTGCCGTTCACGGTGGAGGCGCAGGATCACTTTGCCGTGCTCGACAGCAAGGTCCAGCAGGCTGCCCGCCTGGCCAAGACCGACTTGCTGACCGACATGGTGGGCGAGTTCCCCGAGCTGCAGGGCATCATGGGCGGCTATTACGCGCGCCACGAAGGCCTGCGTGACGGCGTGGCCATCGCCATCGAAGACCATTACAAGCCTCGTTTTGCTGGTGACGCCTTGCCTCGCAACCACACCGGTACCGTGGTGGCCCTGGCCGACAAGCTGGAGACCCTGGTCGGCTTGTTCGGTATCGGCCAGCTGCCCACCGGCGACAAGGACCCGTTTGCGCTGCGCCGCCATGCGCTGGGCGTGATCCGCATCCTCGTCGAGAACAACTTGCCATTGGAGCTGCCTGCGTTGATCGCTGCGGCCATTCCCGTGTTTGGCGAGCTCATCAGTAACCCGGCCGAGCACCTGCTGGTGTTTTTCTCGGACCGTCTGGCCGTGTCCCTGCGCGAGCAAGGCTACAGTGCCCAGGAAGTGGACGCCGTGCTGGCGCTGCAGCCCGAACGCCTGGGTGACGTCCCCCGTCGCCTGGCGGCGGTGCGCGCCTTTGCCGCGCTGCCCGAGGCTGCGTCGCTGGCGGCTGCCAACAAGCGCGTGGGCAACATCCTCAAGAAGGCGGAAACCCAGGTTGAAGCCAAGGTTGATGAGGGCCTGCTGAAAGAAGCCGCCGAGCGTGCGCTGTATGACGCGCTGCAGGCTGCTGCGCCAAAAGCACGCGCATCCTTCGAAGAAGGTGACTACACTGCAAGCTTGCAGGCGCTGGCCGTGCTCAAGGCGCCGGTTGATGCCTTCTTCGACGGGGTCATGGTCAATGCCGATGACGCTGCCCTGAAGGCGAACCGTCTGGGCTTGCTGGCCACCTTGCACAAGGCCATGAACCAGGTGGCGGACATCTCCAGGCTGGCGGCCTGA